A region from the Ichthyobacterium seriolicida genome encodes:
- a CDS encoding DUF5018 domain-containing protein has product MTGFTITANTGKGIKTDVSAVITDDTDTATGKILLKIPYNESIDLTGLSFTAIIPDNHTLDPVAGTIAEDITTKQFALIKTDTGSQRGYTVEVVKGPYISAFKFPVSNTGVTTEVTGTIDHIAGTISVTVPSGVILSGLTPTITVGDNTKSEFTPFAQADFSSNVEYTVTSSNPSATDFTKVYTVIVTQNTAPQIQSFAFTNTDKNLGNNIGVEIKHSEGEIIVKVPHNADLNGLVPTITAGTVPSGTKIYKGESGITSYTTPTDFSNSHDSSVKYSVAGPAGGRKVYSVKVYKEPVITGFSFTKAQNTDNIGFPTGQTYNGNVSGNTITVTVANTVDVANLKASIIGSNIAANYVTSGLNFTTSGGTLTIEVPNQDLPGYTKTYIVTLTKEAASKLTGFTITANTGKGIKTDVSAVITDDTDTATGKILLKIPYNESIDLTGLSFTAIIPDNHTLDPVAGAIAEDITTKQFALIKTDTGSQRGYTVEVVKGPYISAFKFPASNSGINTDISATNINHDTGKITIIVPNGVTLSNLTPTIAVGENTKTDFTPSAQTDFSSNVEYTVTSSNPSATDFTKVYTVTVTQNAEPAISEFKFLNSNNSSKNLVGDIIGDINGSDIIVKVPHNTELNDLTPTVTAKSTPSGIQVYKGDTGTAPYTEAADFTNSHDGSVKYSAVGSAGGRKVYSVKVYKEPAISEFKFESSNNSGADFPSGKTYTGTVTDNTIAVTVANTVDVANLKATITGSNIAANLVISNLNFSSGSATVTVANEHLPSYTKEYTVTVTKEAAPKLTEFKITADATKGIVSEVKATFTHPSDDSNTGTIELKFPKDSSTEINLDGLSYTNEPIAGCTLTPGTPVTRSIHNQQFTLTTTLGSKSVYTVTAVKGPFIKSFKFEDSQNSKKGINSSSPIEGVINHEANTITVTLPATVKKDSDGNNKVTLTPTIEFGGDSATTVSPNTETSTQFTSGTPVDYTTTANGMTKTYQVTVTRTPSVEVKITKFEIETNNLGSISETGTGAKGRIVVPVATVPTNTTPTIEKSDYSTVSPNGAQTFSSYDDSKEYTVTAEDATTTKTYDVYIYDNAKTITDSDTLKVEKDGTEITPSSKVITENSRVITVTVPSSTTNEQLKALTLTFDTTTSSSSSSLTLTADPAASGQDFSDGKEVKYTLKEGNDVKGHYWVKVAATGS; this is encoded by the coding sequence TTGACAGGGTTTACAATAACTGCTAATACTGGTAAAGGTATTAAAACTGATGTATCTGCTGTTATAACTGATGACACTGATACTGCTACAGGTAAGATTTTATTGAAGATTCCTTATAATGAGAGTATTGATTTGACTGGTCTAAGTTTTACTGCTATAATTCCAGATAATCACACTTTAGATCCAGTTGCTGGTACAATAGCTGAAGATATTACTACAAAACAATTTGCTCTGATAAAAACTGACACAGGTTCTCAAAGAGGTTACACTGTTGAAGTTGTTAAAGGGCCTTACATTAGTGCTTTTAAATTTCCAGTATCAAATACTGGGGTAACTACTGAAGTAACAGGGACAATCGATCACATTGCTGGCACTATATCTGTAACAGTTCCTAGTGGTGTCATTTTATCTGGTTTAACTCCTACAATTACAGTTGGAGATAACACTAAATCTGAGTTTACTCCTTTTGCTCAGGCAGATTTTAGTTCTAATGTTGAGTATACAGTAACGTCTTCTAATCCTTCAGCTACAGATTTTACTAAGGTATATACAGTTATTGTAACTCAAAACACTGCTCCTCAAATACAAAGTTTCGCATTTACTAACACTGATAAAAACCTTGGAAATAATATAGGTGTTGAAATTAAGCATAGTGAAGGAGAAATAATTGTTAAAGTTCCTCATAATGCAGATTTAAATGGATTAGTTCCAACTATTACAGCTGGCACCGTTCCTTCTGGAACTAAAATATATAAAGGAGAATCGGGCATTACTTCCTATACTACCCCTACTGATTTCAGTAATTCTCATGATAGTTCTGTGAAATATAGTGTAGCAGGTCCTGCTGGAGGGAGAAAAGTATATTCTGTAAAAGTTTATAAGGAGCCAGTTATAACAGGATTTAGCTTTACTAAAGCTCAAAATACAGATAATATTGGTTTTCCTACTGGCCAAACATATAATGGTAATGTTTCAGGCAATACTATAACAGTTACAGTTGCTAATACAGTTGATGTAGCAAATTTAAAAGCTTCTATTATTGGAAGTAATATTGCTGCAAATTATGTTACTTCTGGGTTGAATTTTACAACTAGTGGCGGTACGTTAACTATTGAAGTTCCAAATCAGGATTTACCAGGATATACAAAAACATACATTGTAACTCTAACAAAAGAAGCAGCGTCGAAGTTGACAGGGTTTACAATAACTGCTAATACTGGTAAAGGTATTAAAACTGATGTATCTGCTGTTATAACTGATGACACTGATACTGCTACAGGTAAGATTTTATTGAAGATTCCTTATAATGAGAGTATTGATTTGACTGGTCTAAGTTTTACTGCTATAATTCCAGATAATCACACTTTAGATCCAGTTGCTGGTGCAATAGCTGAAGATATTACTACAAAACAATTTGCTCTGATAAAAACTGACACAGGTTCTCAAAGAGGTTACACTGTTGAAGTTGTTAAAGGGCCTTACATTAGTGCTTTTAAATTTCCAGCATCAAATTCTGGTATAAATACTGATATAAGTGCAACAAATATTAATCATGATACTGGAAAAATAACTATAATAGTTCCTAATGGTGTCACTTTATCAAATTTAACTCCTACAATCGCAGTTGGAGAGAACACTAAAACCGATTTTACTCCTTCTGCTCAGACAGATTTTAGTTCTAATGTTGAGTATACAGTAACATCTTCTAATCCTTCAGCTACAGATTTTACTAAGGTGTATACAGTTACAGTAACTCAAAACGCTGAACCTGCTATATCTGAGTTTAAGTTTTTGAATAGCAATAATAGTAGTAAAAATCTTGTAGGTGATATTATAGGTGACATTAATGGCAGCGATATAATTGTTAAAGTTCCTCATAATACAGAATTAAATGATTTAACTCCAACTGTTACAGCTAAGAGTACTCCTTCTGGCATTCAAGTATATAAAGGAGATACTGGAACTGCTCCTTATACTGAAGCTGCTGATTTTACAAATTCTCATGATGGTTCTGTAAAATATAGTGCAGTAGGTTCTGCTGGTGGAAGGAAAGTGTATTCTGTGAAAGTTTATAAAGAGCCAGCTATATCTGAGTTTAAGTTTGAAAGTAGTAATAATTCAGGGGCTGATTTTCCTTCTGGAAAAACGTATACTGGCACAGTTACAGATAACACTATAGCAGTTACAGTTGCTAATACGGTTGATGTAGCAAATTTAAAAGCTACTATTACTGGAAGTAATATTGCTGCAAATCTTGTTATTTCTAACTTAAATTTCAGTAGTGGTTCTGCAACAGTTACAGTTGCAAACGAACACTTACCATCGTATACAAAAGAATATACTGTAACTGTAACAAAAGAAGCAGCACCGAAGTTGACAGAGTTTAAAATAACAGCTGATGCTACTAAGGGTATTGTAAGTGAGGTTAAAGCTACATTTACGCATCCTAGTGATGATAGTAATACTGGAACAATAGAATTAAAATTTCCTAAGGATAGTTCTACTGAAATTAACCTAGATGGGTTAAGTTATACTAATGAGCCTATTGCAGGATGCACTTTAACTCCTGGTACTCCAGTAACTCGAAGCATTCACAATCAACAATTTACCCTGACAACTACTTTAGGGTCTAAAAGTGTTTATACTGTAACAGCAGTTAAAGGGCCGTTTATTAAGTCTTTTAAATTTGAAGATTCTCAAAATAGTAAGAAAGGTATAAATTCTAGTAGCCCTATAGAAGGTGTAATTAACCATGAAGCCAATACTATAACAGTAACGCTTCCTGCTACAGTTAAGAAGGATTCAGATGGTAATAATAAAGTAACCCTAACTCCTACAATTGAGTTTGGAGGAGATTCTGCTACTACTGTTTCCCCTAATACTGAAACTTCTACGCAGTTTACTAGCGGCACCCCAGTTGATTATACAACAACAGCTAATGGGATGACAAAAACTTATCAAGTTACTGTAACTAGGACACCTTCAGTCGAAGTGAAGATCACAAAATTTGAAATAGAGACTAATAATCTAGGTAGTATTTCGGAGACTGGCACTGGTGCTAAAGGCAGAATAGTTGTGCCTGTAGCTACGGTTCCAACAAACACAACTCCTACTATAGAAAAATCAGATTATTCTACTGTAAGTCCAAATGGAGCTCAAACTTTTTCTTCGTATGATGATTCAAAAGAATATACAGTAACAGCTGAAGATGCGACTACAACAAAAACATATGATGTTTATATATATGATAATGCTAAAACTATAACTGATAGTGATACTTTGAAAGTAGAAAAAGATGGTACTGAGATTACTCCAAGTTCTAAAGTTATTACTGAGAATAGCAGAGTTATAACTGTTACTGTGCCTTCTAGCACTACTAATGAGCAATTAAAGGCTTTAACGCTTACTTTTGATACTACTACTTCTTCTTCTTCTTCTAGTCTTACTTTAACAGCAGACCCTGCTGCTAGTGGACAAGATTTTTCTGATGGAAAAGAAGTAAAGTATACTCTTAAGGAGGGTAATGATGTAAAGGGTCATTATTGGGTTAAGGTGGCTGCCACAGGAAGCTAA
- a CDS encoding DUF5018 domain-containing protein, with the protein MKTFSLVKSIIFSFVLLFAFFSSCIKEKKADPDLSSNLSSENKIISFELINSDNGDKNLRGDIPGIVVDSDFTVSLKVPSDAIFEGLKVKVVISENASVSPKSGSEVTFYLVNGSNPEVYRKTFKVTAQDGSVQDYTVNITKSLSSDRSITSFVLEKSKNEGKIFADRIGFIDEDATPPTITLNVSDAATLDQLKPTIIKSGNSISPDNEAAVSFTNNSATDYKVTSGDGQEKIYKVTVAKNLSSDNKISAFAFTKDNANNTGLKLSRSSTGTRASDVIITDNSDDRTGTISVKASTAADVAALIPTITTHENVTISPAISAYDYSNSNSKVYTVTAQDGQTREYTVSVSKELSNEKGMKSFLFKDSENVGKNLGGDCSAGAINSTGSADVAVEVVIPNTATLTGLIPTITSSDHTQVSPASEIAQDFTRNTVKPYVVTAQDGTERNYGITIVSRRGVDITSFKIKKSDHSSDSKVRLSSGTEVSGTVLSSESANTVTISLDGQDDNSVNLMPEIVVSPGATVSPNSKVQTEFTYGTAVPYAVRAEDTNFSKTYQVALRSSSKLKSFKFKTEGDNISKGIVKDINGIINGTSITVNVPYDTELNGLIPEVLLYRGARISPQSGVAKNFGVSGSPISYAITAEDGTIATYTITVNKNAEPTISEFKFTTASNGSKNLVNDITGTITGNDIVLKVPYDADISALTPTVTTSSGATAHKGTGTDSANSSNNFTDSHITPKEYSAVNSSGGRKIYNVKVYKAPAITSFKFEQSQNSSASFPTGITEYIASPVTQNGISANGTIEITVANTVDVANLTPSIIVSNETTDPIVTSIDFSNSGNSQAITVVNKHLSGFEKTYTVTVNKEADPVLSGFSINADPSKGIQNPVTGTVSSTGTATGKIVLKFPKNNEHAFDLTGLSYTSAPINRHTLAPSAPLAGSSIDGQTFILTKTDTGSKSIYTVQAVEGPFIKSFKFEESQNSGKGIDSSSPTGTINHQNNTIEVTLPSTVKKDSSSGSTNTVTLNPTIELGGYGTPNVQGASGNSQEFTSGTAVNYTVTANGMTKTYAVTVTREKSTEAQITSFTIDSNSGNITPPGSGNGDKGRIVVPVSTTGIKTPTIVQSEYATVSPSAAQNFDSYENPNTYTVTAEDTSVNKVYEVYIHDSTKAVTIGNIAITSPSAGSNVTSVDEPTRVITVTVPKGTDLSTLTLTFDITSSPSSLTLTVDPAGSNDFSNGAEIKYTLTDTSSGSNVVGHYWVKASTS; encoded by the coding sequence ATGAAGACATTTTCTCTTGTGAAGAGTATTATTTTCTCTTTTGTGTTGTTATTTGCATTTTTTTCTTCTTGTATCAAGGAAAAAAAGGCAGATCCCGATCTTAGCTCAAATCTGAGTTCAGAGAATAAGATTATATCATTCGAATTGATTAATTCTGATAATGGAGATAAAAACCTTAGAGGAGATATTCCTGGTATCGTTGTAGATAGTGATTTTACAGTATCGTTAAAAGTTCCCTCAGATGCAATTTTTGAAGGGTTAAAAGTCAAGGTAGTCATTTCAGAGAATGCCAGTGTTTCTCCGAAAAGTGGGTCAGAGGTTACTTTTTATCTAGTAAACGGTTCTAATCCTGAAGTTTATAGAAAAACATTTAAGGTAACAGCTCAAGATGGCAGTGTTCAAGATTATACAGTTAATATAACAAAATCCTTATCTAGTGATCGTTCAATTACAAGTTTTGTATTAGAAAAATCTAAGAATGAAGGTAAAATTTTTGCAGATAGAATAGGATTTATAGATGAAGATGCTACTCCTCCAACTATAACCTTAAACGTATCTGATGCCGCTACTTTAGATCAGTTAAAACCTACAATAATTAAATCAGGTAACAGTATTAGTCCAGATAATGAAGCAGCTGTTTCTTTTACTAATAATTCTGCTACAGATTACAAAGTGACTTCTGGGGATGGTCAAGAAAAAATATATAAAGTCACAGTTGCTAAAAATTTATCTTCTGATAATAAAATTTCCGCTTTTGCATTTACAAAAGACAACGCCAATAATACTGGGTTAAAATTAAGTAGATCTTCAACTGGGACTAGGGCTAGTGACGTTATAATTACTGACAATAGTGATGATAGAACTGGAACTATATCAGTAAAAGCATCTACTGCAGCAGATGTAGCAGCTTTAATTCCTACTATAACTACCCATGAAAATGTCACTATAAGTCCAGCTATTTCAGCTTATGATTATAGTAATAGCAATTCTAAGGTTTATACTGTAACAGCTCAGGATGGTCAAACAAGAGAGTATACTGTTTCTGTTTCTAAGGAATTATCTAATGAAAAGGGAATGAAATCTTTTTTATTTAAAGATTCTGAAAATGTTGGAAAAAACCTTGGGGGGGATTGCTCAGCAGGTGCTATAAATTCTACTGGAAGTGCTGATGTTGCTGTAGAAGTTGTGATTCCAAATACTGCTACTCTGACTGGTTTAATACCTACTATAACGTCCAGTGATCACACTCAGGTTAGTCCAGCAAGTGAAATAGCGCAGGATTTCACTCGAAATACTGTGAAACCATATGTTGTAACAGCTCAAGATGGAACTGAAAGAAACTATGGTATAACTATAGTATCAAGAAGAGGAGTAGATATAACTTCTTTTAAAATTAAAAAGTCAGATCATAGTAGTGATTCTAAAGTGAGGTTGTCTTCAGGAACTGAGGTTTCAGGAACTGTATTGAGTAGCGAGAGTGCCAATACAGTAACTATTTCTTTAGATGGTCAAGATGATAATAGTGTAAATCTAATGCCTGAAATAGTAGTGTCTCCAGGTGCTACAGTAAGTCCAAATTCTAAAGTTCAAACTGAATTTACTTATGGTACAGCTGTGCCTTATGCTGTAAGGGCTGAGGATACTAATTTTTCAAAAACATATCAAGTAGCTTTAAGATCTAGTTCTAAATTAAAATCATTTAAATTTAAAACAGAGGGGGATAATATTAGTAAAGGAATTGTAAAAGATATAAATGGTATTATAAATGGCACTTCTATAACAGTTAATGTTCCATATGATACAGAGCTTAATGGTTTAATTCCTGAGGTGTTGTTATACAGAGGGGCTAGGATTAGTCCTCAAAGTGGAGTTGCTAAAAACTTTGGTGTTAGTGGTTCTCCTATAAGTTATGCTATAACAGCCGAAGATGGAACTATTGCTACTTATACTATAACTGTAAATAAAAACGCTGAGCCTACCATATCTGAGTTTAAATTTACTACTGCTTCCAACGGGAGTAAAAATCTTGTAAATGATATTACAGGTACTATTACAGGTAATGATATAGTTCTTAAAGTTCCATATGATGCAGACATTAGTGCGTTGACTCCAACTGTTACAACTTCTTCTGGCGCTACAGCGCATAAGGGGACTGGTACTGATAGCGCTAATTCTAGTAATAATTTTACAGATTCTCACATTACTCCTAAAGAATACAGCGCAGTAAATTCTTCTGGAGGAAGAAAAATTTATAATGTAAAAGTTTATAAAGCTCCAGCTATAACAAGCTTTAAGTTTGAACAGAGTCAGAATTCATCAGCTAGTTTCCCTACTGGCATAACGGAATATATTGCTTCGCCTGTTACTCAAAATGGGATATCAGCAAATGGAACAATAGAAATTACAGTAGCTAATACGGTTGATGTAGCAAATTTAACTCCTAGTATTATTGTTTCTAATGAAACTACTGACCCTATAGTTACTTCTATAGATTTCAGTAACAGTGGTAATTCTCAAGCTATTACGGTTGTAAATAAGCATTTATCAGGATTTGAGAAAACTTATACAGTCACTGTAAATAAAGAAGCTGATCCAGTTTTGTCAGGTTTTTCAATAAATGCGGATCCTAGCAAAGGCATCCAAAATCCTGTTACTGGCACGGTATCTAGTACTGGTACTGCTACAGGTAAGATAGTGTTAAAATTTCCAAAGAATAATGAACATGCTTTTGATTTAACGGGATTAAGTTATACTAGTGCTCCCATCAATAGACATACTTTGGCTCCTAGTGCTCCTTTAGCTGGTAGCAGTATTGATGGACAGACGTTTATTTTAACAAAAACCGATACTGGCTCTAAAAGTATTTATACTGTACAAGCAGTTGAAGGGCCGTTTATTAAGTCTTTTAAATTTGAAGAATCTCAAAATAGTGGGAAAGGTATAGATTCTAGTAGTCCTACAGGAACAATTAATCACCAAAACAATACAATAGAAGTAACGCTTCCTAGTACGGTTAAGAAGGATTCATCAAGCGGGAGTACTAATACAGTAACTCTAAATCCTACAATTGAGTTAGGAGGATATGGTACTCCGAATGTTCAGGGTGCTAGTGGAAATTCTCAGGAGTTTACATCTGGCACTGCTGTTAATTATACAGTAACAGCTAATGGGATGACAAAAACTTATGCAGTTACAGTAACTAGAGAAAAATCAACTGAAGCTCAGATTACATCATTTACAATTGATTCTAATAGTGGTAATATTACACCCCCTGGTAGTGGCAATGGTGATAAAGGAAGAATAGTTGTTCCTGTATCTACTACAGGGATTAAGACTCCTACTATAGTGCAATCAGAGTATGCTACTGTAAGTCCAAGTGCAGCTCAAAATTTTGATTCATATGAAAATCCAAATACATATACAGTAACAGCTGAAGATACTAGTGTTAACAAGGTATATGAGGTGTATATACATGATTCTACTAAGGCTGTTACTATAGGAAATATAGCTATTACTTCTCCTTCCGCTGGATCCAATGTAACTTCTGTTGACGAGCCTACTAGAGTTATAACTGTCACTGTGCCTAAGGGTACTGATCTTAGTACTTTAACACTTACTTTTGATATTACTTCGTCTCCTTCTAGTCTTACTTTAACAGTAGATCCTGCGGGATCAAATGATTTTTCTAATGGAGCAGAAATAAAGTATACTCTTACTGATACTAGTAGTGGCAGTAATGTAGTAGGTCATTATTGGGTTAAGGCCTCTACGAGTTAG